The Primulina huaijiensis isolate GDHJ02 chromosome 10, ASM1229523v2, whole genome shotgun sequence region AATCATGAAATTACAAGCatgtataatatttaatttacagtgtcatatatatgtttttttcggTGATCtcaaaaaagttgaaaaaagccaccaaaaacaaatacaaaaaGGAAAACTCCAAACATTATTTAATATCTAAAATTCCTTGAACTATGCAATATCAAGAAACAGTGGATCGTCAAGGAGTTCAGACCAAATTTGAGCTCCTCCATAGCTAGATGTGCTGCAAGCATCCCCAGTATTGGTAAAGGAAGTTTCAGTCATCGGTACGAAAGCTTCAGCTGGTGGAGATGGTGGAAGACTCACCGGAATGTTCCATGTGGATGCCGCGGAGTCATTCTCACCTTGACTCAGAACCGCCTCATAATCAGGACCTTGAACCATCACGGCGGCGTCTTCTTGCAAATCCGGCAAATGGGAGAAGGGTATCGACTCGTGAAAACTTCCGACGGTCACAGATGGCGGGAGCTCCGCCGTTTCTAGTTGGCCTAAAGCAGAGAGAAGATTAAAAGTCTCAAGATCCTGAATAGTGGGATTAATGTTTTGAAAAGCGGGGATTGGTGACGGCTGAAGGAGGCATTGTTGCAAGTATTGCTTGAGCCGAGCCATCTGAACGGCTTCGGCTTGGAGACGCATGGCTTGCTCTTCCCATGTAGGGTTTTCAATCAGTTCTTTGAGATTAGCCAAGGCTATGAGTGAAGGCAGGCTCGAAAGGATGTCTGTCCGGGGACGATGGGTCATCGGGTCGAACCCCATTTGTATGAGCTTCTTTCTCAAATGTGTGTTCCAGAAATTTTTGATTTCGTTATCTGTTCTCCCTGGTAAATGTGTTGCAATCGCAGACCACCTTAattcatacaaaataaaaaattaatttaatttattcaaacCCCATATAAGGTCAATCACACCACTCAAGAAACATTTAAAGCAGAATAATTTCTCATACTTGTTTCCAAGGATGGCATGAAGATTGAGAATCGTTTGTTCTTCTTCTTGGCTAAACTTCCCTCTCTTGATATCTGGTCTCAAATAATTtgtccaacgaagcctgcaactcttCCCACACCTATTCAGACCTtcaaaagaattaaaaaaaaaatcaacaatcaTTTTACATTACAACTGTATATTGtaagaaaaaaattacatgtaACACCACTAAAAATGACGATAACCCGGCCGTTTCATACCGGCATGTTTCGGGAGGGCTCTCCAGCTGCCATGGCCGTGTTTTTGGATGTAATTGATGAGCTTATCGTCTTCTTCAGGAG contains the following coding sequences:
- the LOC140986783 gene encoding transcription factor MYB53-like, whose protein sequence is MGRSPCCDETGLKKGPWTPEEDDKLINYIQKHGHGSWRALPKHAGLNRCGKSCRLRWTNYLRPDIKRGKFSQEEEQTILNLHAILGNKWSAIATHLPGRTDNEIKNFWNTHLRKKLIQMGFDPMTHRPRTDILSSLPSLIALANLKELIENPTWEEQAMRLQAEAVQMARLKQYLQQCLLQPSPIPAFQNINPTIQDLETFNLLSALGQLETAELPPSVTVGSFHESIPFSHLPDLQEDAAVMVQGPDYEAVLSQGENDSAASTWNIPVSLPPSPPAEAFVPMTETSFTNTGDACSTSSYGGAQIWSELLDDPLFLDIA